One genomic segment of Pseudorasbora parva isolate DD20220531a chromosome 6, ASM2467924v1, whole genome shotgun sequence includes these proteins:
- the LOC137078771 gene encoding amphoterin-induced protein 3: MTTTLCIVLISLLVRISGASCPQGCLCTSDILNCGSLGLDRFPNQLPFTTSVLDLSHNRLTWLAAGSFYGVSRLHTLHMSHNRISLLSPGAFHNISSLRYLDLSSNKLQVVGKYHFQNLPALEVLLLYNNRLSRVESNTLMGLGSLRKVYFSLNQITDFPFFSVRKQSHPNLVTLDLSSNRLFRLPMDDIVLLPVAVQKGLFLHNNSLECDCSMYRMFWHWEQKGYASVKDYKDDYKCLMYGEPQISINFLRSSHLFENCTIEKMISLISPKADKIVYEGEHVRLDCTGTLNGEDLSYSWIIPHQENISQLIQNGTLRLNQDGSLDILAAQSTDSGVYQCTAVDNTRMINESREVNLTVIAQRSSDEPFNTGYTTLLGCVVTLVLILIYLYLTPCRCGCCKPPPPSPAISTFGEDRCTLASIFAAPSTDRLKSKSQSDRHVVFLEPLVSGKNGHPKAAFVVEQPATEWDTENFTMIRERNYSE; encoded by the coding sequence ATGACCACTACATTGTGTATTGTTTTGATCTCGCTCTTGGTTCGGATCTCAGGTGCTAGTTGTCCTCAGGGCTGCCTGTGCACATCCGACATACTGAACTGTGGCTCTTTAGGTCTGGATAGATTTCCCAACCAGCTTCCATTCACCACTTCTGTCTTGGACCTCAGTCATAACAGACTAACATGGCTGGCAGCCGGCAGCTTCTACGGAGTCTCAAGGCTGCACACTTTGCATATGTCCCATAACCGCATCTCCTTACTCAGTCCAGGAGCTTTCCATAACATCAGCAGTCTACGCTACCTGGACCTCTCTTCCAACAAATTGCAGGTGGTGGGAAAGTATCACTTCCAGAACCTACCAGCCTTGGAGGTGTTGTTGCTGTACAACAACCGCCTTTCCCGCGTGGAGAGCAACACGCTAATGGGGCTCGGTAGCCTCCGAAAGGTTTACTTCAGCCTCAACCAGATCACAGACTTCCCGTTCTTCTCAGTTCGCAAGCAAAGCCACCCCAACCTGGTTACGCTGGACCTCTCCTCAAATCGCCTGTTTCGTTTGCCCATGGATGACATTGTGCTGTTGCCCGTTGCAGTGCAAAAAGGCCTGTTTCTACATAATAACAGTCTGGAGTGTGATTGCTCTATGTACCGCATGTTTTGGCACTGGGAGCAGAAGGGATACGCAAGCGTAAAAGACTACAAGGATGACTACAAGTGTCTGATGTACGGCGAACCTCAAATCTCAATTAATTTTCTGCGCTCTTCTCACCTCTTTGAGAACTGTACAATTGAGAAGATGATATCTCTGATATCCCCAAAGGCTGATAAAATTGTTTATGAGGGTGAACATGTGAGACTGGACTGCACTGGAACACTAAACGGAGAAGACCTGTCCTACAGCTGGATCATTCCTCATCAAGAGAACATATCTCAACTGATCCAGAACGGAACTCTGCGTCTCAATCAAGATGGTAGCTTGGATATTCTTGCTGCCCAGTCCACAGATTCAGGGGTCTACCAGTGCACTGCTGTGGATAATACAAGGATGATAAACGAATCACGAGAAGTCAACCTAACTGTGATAGCCCAGCGCTCCTCAGATGAGCCGTTCAACACAGGCTACACCACTCTTTTGGGGTGTGTTGTGACCCTTGTCCTGATATTGATATATCTGTATTTAACCCCATGTCGCTGTGGTTGCTGCAAACCTCCTCCCCCCTCTCCAGCCATCTCAACCTTTGGGGAAGACCGCTGCACTCTGGCCTCTATCTTTGCAGCTCCTTCGACTGATCGACTCAAGAGCAAATCTCAGTCCGACAGGCACGTAGTGTTCCTTGAGCCACTCGTGTCAGGGAAAAACGGACATCCAAAAGCTGCATTTGTTGTTGAACAGCCTGCAACTGAGTGGGACACAGAAAACTTTACCATGATTAGAGAAAGAAATTACTCAGAGTAG
- the LOC137079503 gene encoding myeloid zinc finger 1-like: protein MDREVRAEAAGRASAPVHVPLQKMGPEDDPEAFVDLFQKSAEACGWPRAQWPVRPIPLLSGEAQAAAQQLPVANLLDYDDLKRAILQRVGRTPEQHRQRFRSLEWGESGRPFALAQQLRDECRRWLLAGGSDVDHVVDLVVLEQFITRLPRKTAEWVQCHRPTSLETAINLAEDHLVACPGVGEPSLTSPSLSPPSHSLSRPVPLPRSRPPGPPRVPPRGRGGMGLGPSGSSRVPPRGAGPLGAGSDNGSGSAPFPRSSSNPLPAAGAAGRPGLACWRCGDPDHFVDRCPMMDIGTMIRIPNVQRTTPDQAGEYQIP, encoded by the exons atggaccgggaggttcgcgcggAGGCCGCCgggcgggccagcgcaccggttcacgtgcccctccagaagatggggccggaagacgacccGGAGGCCTTCGTGGATCTGTTCCAGAAgtccgcggaggcctgcgggtggccccgggcacagtggccggtgcgccccATCCCTCTACTATCaggcgaagcccaggcggccgcgcaacaactaccggtcgcgaacctcctggactacgacgacctgaagagggccatacttcagcgggtcggccggaccccagaacaacatcgacagcgtttccgctccctggagtggggagagtccggtcgacccttcgctttggcccaacagctccgggacgagtgccgcagatggcttctggccggcggcagcgacgtggaccatgttgtcgatctggtggtgctggagcaattcatcactcggctccccaggaagaccgccgagtgggtccagtgccaccggcccacgtcgctggagacggccatcaacttggcggaggaccatctggtggcgtgcccgggggtcggcgaaccctcattaacttctccctctctctctcccccctctcactctctctctcgacctgtccctctccccaggtcccgccctccaggccctcctcgcgtcccccccagaggccggggtgggatgggccttggaccatctgggagttcgcgggtcccgcccaggggggcggggccgctgggggctGGTAGCgacaatggctctggttccgccccctttccgcgctcatcctccaacccactccccgccgccggggcggcgggtaggcctgggctggcctgctggcggtgcggcgatccggatcattttgtggaccgatgtccaatgatggacatcggaacaatgatccggatcccgaacgtccagcggaccacccccgatcaggcaggagagtaccaaattcct taa